The Synergistota bacterium DNA segment GCCATGCAACCAAAATAAAAGATGAAAAGATGAGCTGCAACTACCGGGACGCCGAGCTTAACGAGAGCCGGAGCTACCATAGAACCAAGGATGATATAAAGCGCAGTTGTGGGCATGCCCATTCCCATTATTATGGAGGCCACCATCGTTAGAAAAAGTGCTGGATATATCTGTCCCCCTGCAAGCTGAACTATGAGATCCGCAAACTTTAATCCCAAGCCGGTTAGCGTAACCGTACCAACGATCAGGCCTGCGCACGCACATGCAGCTATAACGCTTAAAGAATTTATCGCTCCCATTTCAAGAGCCCGAATGAACCCATGAAGATTAAGACGCGTTTCCTTACGCAAGAAGCTAACCATTATGACAAGCATAACAGCAGCGAAGGAGGCCTTAATGGGAGAGTATCCCGCTATCAGCATGTAAAATATAGTAATAGGGGCGAGAAGAAGAAATCCCCCTCTTTTAACCACTTCCAAAAAGCGTGGAAGCTTTTCAGATGGAATTCCCCTCAATCCTAGCTTTATAGCCTCTATATCAACCATCAAGAAAACGGACAGGTAGTACAAAACCGCGGGAATAGCCGCATGGATAATAAGCTTCCCGTAGGGAATACCAGTCATCTCCGCCATTATAAAAGCGGCAGCTCCCATGATAGGGGGCATTATCTGTCCACCTGCCGATGCCGCTGCTTCAACGCCTCCAGCGAACTCAGGTCTATAACCTATGCTCTTCATCAGAGGGATGGTAAAGGTACCGGTACCGGCAACATTGGCAAAGGAGCTTCCTGAAATTGTCCCCATTAAACCGCTCGCGATAACGGCAGCCTTTGCAGGACCTCCCCTATATTTACCTGCAATGGAAACCGCGAGATCTATAAATGATCTCGCTCCCCCCGTTTCGGTCAGAAAGGCTCCAAGAAGTATAAAGACAAACACGAAGGTAGATGTCACATATATAGCCACCCCATAAATTCCCTCGCTTGTCAAAAACATATGCTCTATAACACGTGAAAGATCGTACCTTCTATGCCCCAGATCCCCAGGTATAAGATGTCCAAAAAGAGCATAGGCGAGAAAACAACACGCAACTATAACGAGAGGCCAGCCCATCGTTCTACGAGTCGCCTCCAAAACGATAAGAATAGTTATAGCTCCCAGTATCAAATCTCTTGGCAATGGCTCACCAGCTCGCAGAACTATATTCATATAGTCCAAGACTATATAGGCTCCAACCGAAAGCGAAAGGAATATCGCCAATATATCAAACCAAGGTAATCTCCCCTCCTTCTCTCGAGAGGAAGAGGGATACCAGAAGAAGGTTAAAGCGAGAGCAAAAGCAAGGTGAATCGCACGATGTTGCATCTGAGGAAGCATCTCAAAACCGGAGGAATAAAGGTGAAATAGAGACATAGCTACCGCTATTCCGCAGGCTACTCTTCTCGCTAACCCCATAAGATTTCTTCTGGTCTCCGACCTCTCCTTGGGTAAATCCAATATCTTTACCTCCCTTCTTTATATAAGCTCGTTCTTCTCTCCCTTGAAAAGGAGAATAAAGCAGGGATATTCCTTAACATAGATATCTAATCTATCCCAGTTTTCAAGTTTTCTTAAGGGATAAAGTATCGTCCCGTCCCACAATATAAGACGTGGATTAGCCACCTTACTTAATCTGAAGGGAATAAAATTCATATGTTTATGGAGTCCACTTATGACCATAAAGCTATCTTTGAAGATAAGGTCTTCCTCAAAGGTCGAGGGAACGCCCCATCCAAGATCCTGAATTTTTGTGCCTATCAAAACGATCTCCCCACTGAGACTTACGAGATAGTACTCATAAACCGGGGAAAGATGAACCGAGTGTCTTATAAGAGTTGCGAAAACGTAGTCTGGATAAACCTCCTTTCTAAAAACTACATCGTTTCTATCCAAGCTGTAGATTTCAAGTACCGTTAATGGATAAGCAAATAGCATGACAGCAATAGAGCAAAGCACGATGATAAAAATTTTTCGCAGAGAAAATTCTCTCATCTTTCAAAGACACCCCTTTAAACTAATAAAGAGGGGAAAGCTTTTCCCCGTGCGGAAAGAGCTTCCCCCTTCCAGATTCAGAAAAGCGAGGCAACAAGCTTATTTGATAAGCCCTACTTCGCGATAATATCTTTCTGCTCCAGGGTGCAAAGGCACAGACATCGCGCTCAAAGCGGTACTTAGCTTTATATTTTTACCTTGAGCATGCGCTGCCGCCAACTCATCAAGATGTTCGAAAACGGCCTTGACGATCTTATAAACCGTGTCCGCGCTTAAATCCTCACGAGCACATAAAAGCGCAGGGCTTGCAACTGTAAGAACCTTTTCCTTCACTCCTTTATATACATTTGGCGGAATGGTAAACAGCGTAAGATAGGGCCTGCCTTTTAAGAAATTTTCCATTACCTTTCTATCCACGCTCAACAGATAAATATCTATCATCGTTGAAACATCCACAACCGCTGAAGTTGGTATACCGGATCCTACAATGGCGCAGTCTATAACACGGTCCTTAAGCGCAGTCACAGCCTCTCCAAACTTAAGAAACTGGGGTTTTATATCCTTATAAGTCAAGCCATGTGCCTTCAACACCATCTTTGCGGTTCTCTCCGTTCCACTTCCCGGAGCTCCAACGGCTACCTTCTTTCCCTTAAGATCATATAGAGTTTTTATGCCAGAATCTCTCCTCACTATGAACTGAAAAACTTCTGGATAAAGGCAAGCTATTCCACGAACGTTCTTCACAGGCTTTCTATCGAAGGGAGGCTGTCCATTGTAAGCACCCCAAGCAGTATTAGCAGCAGCTAATATAAGATCGACGCGCTTTGCTCTGAGCATCTTGAGATTAGCAACGGATGCTCCAGTAGATTCAGCAGTTATCTCGATGCCGGGGACATACTTAGTTACAATGGAGGCAATAGCAGACCCTATAGGGTAGTAAGTACCTGCAGTTCCCCCCGTAGCAAGAGAGAGGCGTTCGACTGCCGCCGAGGCATGTGCTCCAACTAAGAGAAGCACCACGAGAAGCAACGCAACCAACCTCTTGGACTTCACACCATTCCCCTCCTTTTGATAGTTTTTCTTTCATACTTAGGTTATATAGAAAGAAAATCTCTCATACTGAAGATATCAAATAACCGAGATCTTGTCAAGCACTGAAGTAAATGCTATCTTTAATAGGTCAAAAGGGAAAAACTAATGGAGGGCAGTTAAATGAAAGAGGAAGATATCTTCCAATACATGATGAATGCCAAAGAGGGGTTACCCCCGCGACAGAGAAGAGTTTGTGATTACATTCTCGATAACTACCCAAGAATCGCGTTCTTAACCGCTGAAGAATTAGCCAAGGAAACGGGCACGAGCCCCGCTACCGTTCACAGAATGGCAATAAACCTGGGATTTAAAAGCTACAAGGCCCTTAAAGATAAGTTGAGAGAGCGAGCCTCAAGCTCTTATGCGCTTCCTCTAAACAAAATACGAGACGCCTTGGGAGCATTTAAAGAAAATGAAATCGTAAGAGAAGTTATAAATGAGAATATCAAAGCTCTTAAGGATGTGATGAACGAACAGCTCCTCGGCTCTTTTCCTAAAGCCATTGAAAGACTGTCTGAGGCGAGGAGGATCTACATCATAGGCTTAAGATCTACAAGAGGCATAGCTCTTTATCTTCATGCATTGCTTCTTCAAATCACACCTGATGTATTCTTAGTAGACTATGGCGGGACTGATATGATGTTTGAGGTAATGATCGATATGAACGCCCATGATGCCCTTATAGCTCTTATGGCAGGGGTCCCTCGCTACACAAAGAGAACTATTTATGCCGTAGAATATGCTCATGGCAAGGGAACACCAATTATATTAATCACGAACACGCTCTCGAATGTAGTAGCCCCACTTGCAACGGAGATACTCTTAGCCCCTCAAAGAACAAAACATTACAGTGCTATACCCCTCCTCGCAGTATGCGACGCTCTCGTCGCTGCGCTTGGAAGCAGAAAGAAGAAAGAAGCCTACCAGAGGATAGACTCGCTAAGCCAGCTTCTCGTTAAGTATGATATCTCGGAATGAGAAGAGGATAGCTTTACCTTATGAAGCCGAGAAGTCTCGGTAAGAAAAGCGATATCGGCTCTATATAAGCCACGATAGCCAAAACTATTATCTCCGCTATAACGAATTTATAGACCGCTGATGCAATTTTCTCGAGCGATAAACCGGTTATCCCACAGCTCACAAATAAACATACTCCAACCGGTGGAGTAGCCATTCCTATTGCAAGATTAAGAACCATCATAAACCCAAAGTGGAGAGGATGTATTCCCACCTTGGCAGCTATTGGAGCAAGAATAGGCGCGAGTATTATTATCGCTGCACCGGTTTCCATAAACATCCCCACTATAAGTAGGAATATGTTTATTATTAGAAGAAAAACGTACTTGTTATGGGAAATGGAAAGAAAAGCCATGGCTATCTTATAAGGGATCATGTTAGCAGCTATAACCCAAGCAAACACATTAGCCATGGAAATTATAAGCAATATCGCAGCCATGGTTATACCACTTTGAAGAAGGATATTTGGAAGATCCCTCCACTTAAGCTCCTTGAATATGAACATGCCTATTATAAATGAATATATAACGGCAACAGCAGCAGCTTCAGTGGGAGTGAAAACGCCGAAGAGTATCCCACCAAGAATGATTATCGGGGACAGTAAAGCCCAAAAAGCCTTCTTAAACTCCGCCCATACCCTTCCTAAGGAAAAGCTCTCAACTGCAGGATAGTTTCTCGTTCTCGACTCAAGAAATACCACGAACATCAGCGCAAGCCCCAGCATAACCCCTGGAATAAAGCCTGCAGCAAAAAGCCCTCCTATAGAAACCCCAACTGAAACACCATATATAACCATAATGATGCTTGGGGGTATTATAGGGCCTATCGTGGCAGCTGCAGAGGTAAGAGCTGCACTGAAATCTGTCTCATAACCGTTTTTCTCCATTGCGGGAATCATTATGGAACCTATAGCAGAAGCATCGGCAACGGCTGAACCGCTTATCCCCGCGAAAAGCATATTAGCCACAACATTTGTGTGAGCTAAGCCTCCCTTTATATGCCCAACCAAGCTGTTAGCAAACCTTATTATTCTTATAGTTGTTCCTCCTCGGTTCATCAGCTCTCCAGCAAGGATAAAGAAAGGAACTGCCATAAGAGGAAAGGAATCTATACCTGTAAACATTCTCTGAGTTACAACCTGTAAAGGTACTCCCATAGCGAAGATGCAAACGAAACCCGTAATACCAAGCACAAACGCAAGCGGGATACCCAAAATAAAAGTTATCAAAAACGCGATGACCATCAACGTAATCATTTTCCCCTCTCCTCCTCTATCCTTTTAAGCTCGATATCCGCAGTTGAAAGAAGCTGAAACGATCTTGAAAGAAACATATCAAGAACGTGAAGAAACATATATATACACCCGAAAGGTATCGCAAAATAGGGTATAACCATGGGCAAGCCCATCGCAGGGGAAGTTTGAGTTCTCAAGGTAAGCAGTAGATTAAACCCCTGGTAGGCAAGAGCTATTAGAAAAACCATTACTATTATCTCTGACAGAAAGATCAGCCCCTTCTGCAGCTTCTTCGGCATTTTGTTTATAAACATGGTAACGCCTATATGTCTCCCTTTTTTCACCGCAATTCCTGCCCCGAGATATGTTACCCAGACCATCATGTACCTCGCAGCTTCCTCCGACCAAGTAAGAGGATTGTGAAGGACAAATCTAAAGATGACCGCGGAGAAAGCAAGAACGCTCATAAAAGCCATGAGAGATATTATCCCCCATCTCGCTATCCTATCAAAAACATCTATTAAGCCCTTTAATCCTCTCATTACTAAGTCTAATCACACCCCCTCTATAAGATAAAAGGGGCAGAAAATGTTTTTCTGCCCCTTCTTAAATTTTCGCAAGCAGTAAAATAAAAACTAACCTCTTGAAGTAGACTTACTGTATCATCCTCCTCTCCTTCTCCTCTGCCTTCTTAACAGCATTTATGACCTCATTTACCCACTTATCTCCGATTTCCTTCCTAACATACTTAAGAACGACCGGCTGAGAAAGATCTCTGAACTCTTTTGCCTCCTTCGGAGTGGGAACGTATATCCTCATGCCTTTTTTCTTAAGATGGATAAGGCCCGTCTGAACCTGCCTTTCAGTTAAAGCTCTCTGTGCAATCTTAAAGAGTTGAGCTCCCTCAAACATTATAAGTTTTTGATCTTCCGTTAGCTTATTCCATACCCTCTCATTTATGAACATTATAAGAGGATTATAAAGATGTCCATCTAAAACCACGTACTTAGATACTTCATAGAACTTCATGTTATTAATGAGCGTAATCGGACACTCTGCTCCATCAACGACCCCCTGCTGCAACGACATATAAAGCTCCCCGAAGGCTATAGGAGTAGGAGAAGCACCGAGCGCTTCGACCAACTTCATGTGAGCCGGATTTTCCATCGTTCTGATCTTAAGCCCCTTCATGTCAGCGGGAGAATGTATCTCCTTCTTAATGGTGAAGAAGTGCCTATACCCATTCTCGCTTATAGCAAGACAACGAATACCGGTCTTCTTAAGCATTTCCTTCATAAGCTTCTGTCCGAAGGGACCATCTAATACCTCCCAAGCCACACACTTATTGGGAAAGAGATAGGGTATATCAAATACCATTATAGGCTTAAACAAAGTTGGTATAGGCCCTGTAGTTATAGTGCCAAGCTCGATGGATCCGATCTTCAACCCTTCCAGGATCTCTTTCTCATTACCGAGCTGAGAGGCGTGAAAAGCATCCACTTTTATGGCTCCCTTGGTCTTCGTGTAAACATAATTTCTAAAGATATCAACCGCTATAACGGTTCTATCACTGGGGTCAGCCGGACCAGCGTTAGCGAGCTTCAGCCTCATAACCGCGAAAGCCGTGCTTCCCATTAACACCACGCCGAGGAACGCTATGAGCATCACCGCTATTCCCAGCCTCTTAAGCATATCATCGACCACCTCCATTAAGATTTAAGATAGGACTGCATGATATATTATACACTACTTTGGGCGCATATACCAATTCAAAAACACTCCTAACTTAAAATAAAAATCTTTAAAAACGCTTCCTTGCTTTCACCTCTTCATTTTTGTTAAAATCCCTCTAAATTACAATTTTACGGCGGTTAGTTTTCATGGTATGCTAATTCGCAGAGGGGGTGAATTAACTTTGCTCAAATTTAACTTTGATGAGGTAATCGAAAGAAGGGGCACGGGCTGCGAGAAATGGGACGCCTTAAAGGAGTTCTTCGGAAGAGAAGACTTAGTAGCTTTATGGGTAGCGGACATGGACTTTAAAGCTCCTCCAGAAGTAGTAGAAGCTTTTAAGAAGGCGGTGGAACACGGCATATTCGGCTATACCCACCGACTCGAAGAATATTACGAGGCGATAATCGGATGGGTTGAAAGGCGCCATAGCTGGAAAATAAAAAGGGAATGGATTAGCCATTCTCCAGGAGTTATCCCTGGAATTAATGTCGCCATATTAGCATTGACCGTGCCGGGAGATAAGATAATAATTCAGCCCCCAGTATATCCCCCATTTAGAAGAAGCATACTCGAAAACGGAAGACAGCTCGTCTACAACCCGCTTAGGCTTGAGGGAAATCGCTTCGTCATGGACTTTGAGGATCTCGAGAGAAAAATAGACGATAGAACGAGAATGCTTATATTATGCAGTCCGCATAACCCGGGAGGCAGAGTCTGGACGAAAGAGGAGCTTAAAACCTTAAGCGAGATATGTTTAAAACACAACCTCATCGTGCTTTCAGATGAGATACACTGCGACATCGTTTTCAAGGGATACAAACATATCCCGCTTCAAACCGTCTCAGATGAGATAGCTCAAAGAAGCATAGCCTTTATATCCCCAAGCAAGACCTTCAACTTAGCGGGATTAAGAACATCCGTGGCGATAATACCCAATGAAAACATAAGAAAAGCGTATAACGCCGTCCTTAAAGCCCTCAATATAGGAGAAGCTAACACTTTCGGAATGATAGCCCTTGAGGCAGCTTACAAACATGGGGATGAATGGCTAAACGAGCTTCTTTCCTACCTCGAGGGAAACCTAAAATTTCTGGATGACTTTCTTAAAGAAAGGATACCCGAGCTCGAGCTTATGCCTCCTGAGGGAACCTATGTCCCCCTCGTTAACTGTGAAAAACTGAAAATGACTCCAAAGGAGCTATGGGAGCTATTTATAGAAAAGGCTCATGTCGCAGTAAACCTTGGTGCAAACTACGGACCCGGAGGAGAAAACTTCATCCGCATAAACATAGCAACCCCAAGGAAAATACTCAAAGAAGGCTTAGAGAGAATAGAAAAAGCGATTCACCATTCGAAGCTCTGAACAACTATAAAGCCTTTTCTGCTAGCTCCCTCTTTAGCAGCTTTACGCGCAAAGTGGGTTACGATTATACCTACTACATTATCATGTTTATACAGTTTCTTTATCTTCTCTATTTTTCTCTCAAGAGGTTTTATCTCACGCAAGCGCGTGAACTTCATAACAGATTCGCCCACTATAATAATGCTTTCTCCATTCTTCCGACCACGCGCAAATAGATTTATCTCCTCATCATCAATCTCAAAGCGTATTATCTTTTCGAGAACTTCTATACCATACCTTTCCTTAAGAAAGACAGGCAATTTCTTATAAGCCTCATTTTCAAGGGCATAGGATACGCTCCGGGCAAGACCACCGAGATCCCTTCTAACATCTCCTAAAGAACCATAGAGTTTTCGTATTTCTTCTTCGGTGCGAGACTGAGCTTCCGTAAGATTCACAATCGCTCGCCTAAGCTCCTTTATTTCATCTTCCGATCTCGCTTGAACCTCTGCAAGCTCTTCTAACCTACGCTCAGTCCTCGCCTGAGCCTCAGCTAACTCCCTCAAACGCTCCTCCGTGCGAGACTGAGCCTCAGCAAGCTGCTCCAAACGCTCTTCCGTACGAGACTGAGCCTCAGCAAGCTGCTTTATAATATCCTTAAGCTCACTAAAATCCTCTCTTCTAACCATATTACGAGAAAGAAACTCAAGGTATTCAAGAAAGCTTATAAAGGCTTCCTTAATATCGGCAGGTAATTTATTAAACTTCCTTAGAAGATCAGCCTTTAGCGGAAACACCTAAAGCACCTCCTCAAGATAAAGTATATCCCAGCCTTTTTGCAAAGTAAAGCTGGTGGTTCTTTGCCTCGGAAAAAACTTCCTTTACACTTTGAAAGTTAAGAGGAAGAAATCTCCCATTGCGAAGGGGATTTTTATTGAAAAATAAGGGGTAAAAAGGAGGACTCCGCGTGCGGATGCTTTCCGCTCCATCATCTTCTCAAGACACCGGCGCTTAAAGTACCTTCCGCTCAGAGCGAGTTTTTCACCCGTTAGCTTTCTTACCCAATAGATCGGGCCCACTTTGCCGAGCAACCCTAAGAGAACTTTTCTCTTAGCTACCCTTCTTGCCTCAGCGAGCGCACTTTCAGGATCACGCATAAATTCAAGCGATGTTATGAAAAGAACATAGTCAAAAGAATGATCCTTAAATGGCAAGCGAGAGCCATCTCCGAGAACCACCGTCAGCCCTTTCCTCCTGGCTACCTCGATCATGGGCTCCGATATATCGACCCCTACTACCTTAAAACCATGCCTCCTGAGCTCCTCCATGAAGACACCTGTTCCACAGCCAACCTCAAGCAGGCTTCCACGCTCATCAAGCTCATCTAAAATAAGCTCAAGCTCTCTCTCAAGGACGAACTCACCCTCTATGCTTCTATACCATCTATCATAGTTTAGCGCATCATTAAGGCTAAAGTCCTTAAAGCTACTCAACTTTGAGAAAACCCCTTTCACTCGCGAGCCTTAAAACCCTTTTAACATCAACAACAAGGGGTCCCCTCCTTGTTATCTCAACCCTCCAATCGCCCTCGGTGAAATCGATCTCGCGCTCACCATCGAGCGCTATAACTCCCTTCCTTAGCTTAAGCGGGATTTTCAAATTAAGAGGAATTCCCCTAAAAGCTTTGACGCTTATTTCTTTGACAACGCCAGGAACTATGGGAGCATAAGCCTTTCTTCCAGGCTCTCCGAGCTCAACATAGACTCCTCTATCGTCCATCTCATCCGTGGGGATTAAAAAGCCCGCTATGGAGGAAGCTCCTATAGAGTCCGGCTTTGCAACGGTGGAGAATATTTCCCTTATTTCCTCGGGATGCCATATTGCACGGGATCCTATAAAAGAACAATCAAGCGATACGAGATCAACAAGGGCTATATCCTTGAGCTTCCCATCCTTGAAAAGCTCGATTCTCTTCACCCTATAGCATCCCTCTTCCTTAGAAACGATGCCCTTGGCTATAGCTGAAGCAGCTAAGGCAGCAACCGTGCTTTCTATCATATAAGGGAAAACATTATTCGTTCCAGTAGATATAGGAAGAAGGGGGACTTCACTTTGAGGAGAAAGTCCCTTGGCAACAACGCGATTTGTTCCATCACCACCGAGAGTTATAAGACAATCAACTCCTTCACGCTCAAAGATGGAAGCGGCTCTCGTTGAATCCTCCTGCGTGAAATCAACATCCATATCCACGATTTCAACCAAGAGGTTCACTCTCCCAAGCTCCTTTAAAGCCTTAGCTCCTATCTGAAAATAATCCGGCATGAAAAGAACCTTCTTTATGCCAAGCTCATCAAACACAGAAAGCATTCTTTTAACTATGTTTACCTTCTCATTATTATCAAAAACTGAACCGTGAGCAACGAGTCTTCTTATATCTTTGCCTGAAGCTGGATTAGCTATTATAGCTATTTTGCCCATGGAAAAATCTGCCTCCTTTAAAAGCTCAAAATAAAAGCGGGGGACGTTCCCTCCATGGCATGCAGAGGAAAACCGTCCCCTCGCTCTTAGAATTCAAAGGATCAAACCATCTCCTTAACCGCCTTTATTATATCACTAACCTGAGGTATTACAAAGTTCTCAAGTGGTGGGGAGAAAGGTATAGGGGTATTTTTAGCGCAGACCCTTTTCACTGGAGCGTCAAGATATTCAAAGGCTTTCTCCATAATTATGGCAACGATCTCTCCCCCGAAACCGCTCCTCTCAACCGCCTCGTGAACGACTATAGCCCTGTGGGTTTTCTTGACGGATTCGAGTATCTTCTCTTCATCAAGAGGATAAAGCGTTCTCGGATCTATAACCTCAACGCTTATTCCTTCCTTTTCAAGCTCCTTAGCGGCTTCCAAAGACTTATGAACCATCATAGAGGTAGCTATTATCGTTATGTCCTTCCCCTCTCTTTTTACATCTGCAACCCCAAGCGGAACGATATATTCCTCCTCTGGAACTTCTCCTTTAACCCCATATAACATCTTATGTTCAAGGAATATAACGGGGTTATCATCTCTTATCGCGGCTTTCAGCAATCCCTTAGCATCATAGGGAGTGGAAGGCATTACCACCTTCAAACCGGGAAGATGTGTAAACCACGCCTCAAGACTCTGTGAGTGCTGAGCGGCAGCGGAAAGACCTCCTCCTACGGGGGTTCTGACAACCATGGGAAGTTTTACTTTACCACCGAACATATACCTCATCTTCGCAGCCTGGTTCGTTATCTCATCCATGGCAACGCCCATAAAGTCGCAGAACATTATCTCCGGAACGGGTCTCATTCCAGTTGCAGCGGCACCAACGGATGAGCCTATTATCGCAGTCTCGCTTATGGGGGTGTCCTTTACCCTCTCTCCTCCAAACTCTTCCCACAATCCCTTCGTAACCCCGAAGCATCCTCCAAATCTACCCACATCTTCACCTATAATATAGACTCTCTCGTCGCGCTTCATTTCCTCCCTTAAGGCTTCCCTTATAGCTTCCGCGTAAGTGATCTCTCTCATCTTGAGCACCCCCTAAGCGTAAACATCCTCGAGTGCCTCTTCGGGCTCAGGATAGGGACTTT contains these protein-coding regions:
- a CDS encoding TRAP transporter permease, with product MGLARRVACGIAVAMSLFHLYSSGFEMLPQMQHRAIHLAFALALTFFWYPSSSREKEGRLPWFDILAIFLSLSVGAYIVLDYMNIVLRAGEPLPRDLILGAITILIVLEATRRTMGWPLVIVACCFLAYALFGHLIPGDLGHRRYDLSRVIEHMFLTSEGIYGVAIYVTSTFVFVFILLGAFLTETGGARSFIDLAVSIAGKYRGGPAKAAVIASGLMGTISGSSFANVAGTGTFTIPLMKSIGYRPEFAGGVEAAASAGGQIMPPIMGAAAFIMAEMTGIPYGKLIIHAAIPAVLYYLSVFLMVDIEAIKLGLRGIPSEKLPRFLEVVKRGGFLLLAPITIFYMLIAGYSPIKASFAAVMLVIMVSFLRKETRLNLHGFIRALEMGAINSLSVIAACACAGLIVGTVTLTGLGLKFADLIVQLAGGQIYPALFLTMVASIIMGMGMPTTALYIILGSMVAPALVKLGVPVVAAHLFIFYFGCMAAVTPPVALSSYLAAAIAKGDPVRTALNGLKLASAAFILPFIFALNPKLVLVGAGFVDVMVVVGTAVLGILALAGCLESYFFGEIKAYQRVALGIAALALLHAGTFSDLIGMAVVLPIFVKQILYRKKALGG
- a CDS encoding DUF1850 domain-containing protein, with product MREFSLRKIFIIVLCSIAVMLFAYPLTVLEIYSLDRNDVVFRKEVYPDYVFATLIRHSVHLSPVYEYYLVSLSGEIVLIGTKIQDLGWGVPSTFEEDLIFKDSFMVISGLHKHMNFIPFRLSKVANPRLILWDGTILYPLRKLENWDRLDIYVKEYPCFILLFKGEKNELI
- a CDS encoding TAXI family TRAP transporter solute-binding subunit, with translation MKSKRLVALLLVVLLLVGAHASAAVERLSLATGGTAGTYYPIGSAIASIVTKYVPGIEITAESTGASVANLKMLRAKRVDLILAAANTAWGAYNGQPPFDRKPVKNVRGIACLYPEVFQFIVRRDSGIKTLYDLKGKKVAVGAPGSGTERTAKMVLKAHGLTYKDIKPQFLKFGEAVTALKDRVIDCAIVGSGIPTSAVVDVSTMIDIYLLSVDRKVMENFLKGRPYLTLFTIPPNVYKGVKEKVLTVASPALLCAREDLSADTVYKIVKAVFEHLDELAAAHAQGKNIKLSTALSAMSVPLHPGAERYYREVGLIK
- a CDS encoding MurR/RpiR family transcriptional regulator; amino-acid sequence: MKEEDIFQYMMNAKEGLPPRQRRVCDYILDNYPRIAFLTAEELAKETGTSPATVHRMAINLGFKSYKALKDKLRERASSSYALPLNKIRDALGAFKENEIVREVINENIKALKDVMNEQLLGSFPKAIERLSEARRIYIIGLRSTRGIALYLHALLLQITPDVFLVDYGGTDMMFEVMIDMNAHDALIALMAGVPRYTKRTIYAVEYAHGKGTPIILITNTLSNVVAPLATEILLAPQRTKHYSAIPLLAVCDALVAALGSRKKKEAYQRIDSLSQLLVKYDISE
- a CDS encoding TRAP transporter large permease; amino-acid sequence: MITLMVIAFLITFILGIPLAFVLGITGFVCIFAMGVPLQVVTQRMFTGIDSFPLMAVPFFILAGELMNRGGTTIRIIRFANSLVGHIKGGLAHTNVVANMLFAGISGSAVADASAIGSIMIPAMEKNGYETDFSAALTSAAATIGPIIPPSIIMVIYGVSVGVSIGGLFAAGFIPGVMLGLALMFVVFLESRTRNYPAVESFSLGRVWAEFKKAFWALLSPIIILGGILFGVFTPTEAAAVAVIYSFIIGMFIFKELKWRDLPNILLQSGITMAAILLIISMANVFAWVIAANMIPYKIAMAFLSISHNKYVFLLIINIFLLIVGMFMETGAAIIILAPILAPIAAKVGIHPLHFGFMMVLNLAIGMATPPVGVCLFVSCGITGLSLEKIASAVYKFVIAEIIVLAIVAYIEPISLFLPRLLGFIR
- a CDS encoding TRAP transporter small permease, coding for MRGLKGLIDVFDRIARWGIISLMAFMSVLAFSAVIFRFVLHNPLTWSEEAARYMMVWVTYLGAGIAVKKGRHIGVTMFINKMPKKLQKGLIFLSEIIVMVFLIALAYQGFNLLLTLRTQTSPAMGLPMVIPYFAIPFGCIYMFLHVLDMFLSRSFQLLSTADIELKRIEEERGK
- the dctP gene encoding TRAP transporter substrate-binding protein DctP, with the translated sequence MLIAFLGVVLMGSTAFAVMRLKLANAGPADPSDRTVIAVDIFRNYVYTKTKGAIKVDAFHASQLGNEKEILEGLKIGSIELGTITTGPIPTLFKPIMVFDIPYLFPNKCVAWEVLDGPFGQKLMKEMLKKTGIRCLAISENGYRHFFTIKKEIHSPADMKGLKIRTMENPAHMKLVEALGASPTPIAFGELYMSLQQGVVDGAECPITLINNMKFYEVSKYVVLDGHLYNPLIMFINERVWNKLTEDQKLIMFEGAQLFKIAQRALTERQVQTGLIHLKKKGMRIYVPTPKEAKEFRDLSQPVVLKYVRKEIGDKWVNEVINAVKKAEEKERRMIQ
- a CDS encoding pyridoxal phosphate-dependent aminotransferase, which produces MLIRRGGELTLLKFNFDEVIERRGTGCEKWDALKEFFGREDLVALWVADMDFKAPPEVVEAFKKAVEHGIFGYTHRLEEYYEAIIGWVERRHSWKIKREWISHSPGVIPGINVAILALTVPGDKIIIQPPVYPPFRRSILENGRQLVYNPLRLEGNRFVMDFEDLERKIDDRTRMLILCSPHNPGGRVWTKEELKTLSEICLKHNLIVLSDEIHCDIVFKGYKHIPLQTVSDEIAQRSIAFISPSKTFNLAGLRTSVAIIPNENIRKAYNAVLKALNIGEANTFGMIALEAAYKHGDEWLNELLSYLEGNLKFLDDFLKERIPELELMPPEGTYVPLVNCEKLKMTPKELWELFIEKAHVAVNLGANYGPGGENFIRINIATPRKILKEGLERIEKAIHHSKL
- a CDS encoding class I SAM-dependent methyltransferase, with protein sequence MSSFKDFSLNDALNYDRWYRSIEGEFVLERELELILDELDERGSLLEVGCGTGVFMEELRRHGFKVVGVDISEPMIEVARRKGLTVVLGDGSRLPFKDHSFDYVLFITSLEFMRDPESALAEARRVAKRKVLLGLLGKVGPIYWVRKLTGEKLALSGRYFKRRCLEKMMERKASARGVLLFTPYFSIKIPFAMGDFFLLTFKV
- a CDS encoding NAD(+)/NADH kinase; this translates as MGKIAIIANPASGKDIRRLVAHGSVFDNNEKVNIVKRMLSVFDELGIKKVLFMPDYFQIGAKALKELGRVNLLVEIVDMDVDFTQEDSTRAASIFEREGVDCLITLGGDGTNRVVAKGLSPQSEVPLLPISTGTNNVFPYMIESTVAALAASAIAKGIVSKEEGCYRVKRIELFKDGKLKDIALVDLVSLDCSFIGSRAIWHPEEIREIFSTVAKPDSIGASSIAGFLIPTDEMDDRGVYVELGEPGRKAYAPIVPGVVKEISVKAFRGIPLNLKIPLKLRKGVIALDGEREIDFTEGDWRVEITRRGPLVVDVKRVLRLASERGFLKVE